In Streptomyces capitiformicae, one genomic interval encodes:
- a CDS encoding carbohydrate kinase family protein, with product MRIAVTGSIATDHLMAYPGRFADQLIADRLDRVSLSFLADDLEVRYGGVAANIALGLSRVGLSPVLVGAVGKDFAEYGAWLRDNGVDTGSVYVSEAMHTARFVCTTDLDLNQIATFYAGAMAEAGRITLASVRERTGELGLAVVAPNDPQAMLSLTAECRRLGIPFAADPSQQLARLDGPQTRHLVEGSRFLFTNEYEAALLQERTGWTREQVLDRTGAWIVTRGAAGADIGRTGEPWLHVDAVPTDVVADPTGVGDAFRAGFLAAVVWGLPYLEAGRLGSALAAVVLQAVGTQTYKLTSADLLLSLERVYGADAALAFTAHLAR from the coding sequence ATGCGCATCGCTGTCACCGGTTCCATCGCCACCGACCATCTGATGGCCTATCCCGGGCGATTCGCCGACCAGCTGATCGCCGACCGGCTCGACCGGGTTTCGCTCTCCTTCCTCGCGGACGACCTGGAGGTGCGCTACGGAGGCGTGGCGGCGAACATCGCCCTGGGGCTCTCCCGCGTCGGCCTCAGCCCCGTACTCGTCGGAGCGGTCGGCAAAGACTTCGCCGAGTACGGTGCCTGGCTGCGCGACAACGGCGTCGACACCGGTTCGGTGTACGTGAGCGAGGCGATGCACACGGCCCGCTTCGTGTGCACCACCGACCTCGATCTCAACCAGATCGCCACCTTCTACGCCGGGGCGATGGCCGAGGCCGGACGGATCACGCTGGCCTCCGTGCGGGAGCGGACCGGGGAGCTGGGGCTGGCCGTGGTCGCCCCCAACGACCCGCAGGCCATGCTGAGCCTCACCGCGGAGTGCCGGCGCCTGGGCATCCCGTTCGCCGCCGACCCGTCCCAGCAGCTGGCCCGGCTGGACGGCCCGCAGACTCGCCATCTGGTGGAGGGCTCCCGCTTCCTGTTCACCAACGAGTACGAGGCGGCGCTGCTCCAGGAACGCACCGGTTGGACGCGGGAACAGGTCCTGGACCGGACCGGCGCCTGGATCGTCACCCGTGGCGCCGCGGGTGCGGACATCGGCCGGACGGGAGAGCCTTGGCTGCACGTCGACGCGGTACCTACGGACGTCGTGGCCGATCCCACCGGGGTGGGCGACGCCTTCCGTGCCGGGTTCCTGGCGGCCGTCGTCTGGGGCCTGCCGTACCTGGAGGCCGGCCGCCTGGGCAGCGCGCTGGCCGCCGTGGTGCTCCAGGCCGTCGGCACCCAGACGTACAAATTGACCTCGGCCGACCTCCTGCTGAGCCTCGAGCGGGTCTACGGCGCGGACGCGGCCCTGGCGTTCACAGCGCACCTGGCCCGCTGA
- a CDS encoding antibiotic biosynthesis monooxygenase — protein sequence MHDKTLSAVGFARARRGRAAELGDILVAIAERSRTEVGCLESLVHRDLADPDLFVCYERWASEEAVAGHLAQPYLKEFLDRLMDCLEQDLDVHRLRLAGPAPAPDASDVRDVRDGPTDPDDLDDPAETNARYVAAYNARDIDAVMAVYAPGASAVREPGRAVTGAAHRQAVLEFFRNEPRLSAEVRERYVVGDIASLVVDWSIEVPGAPEMSGSGRGLDVLRRNERGQWRYVVTNPFGTV from the coding sequence ATGCACGACAAGACGCTGTCCGCGGTCGGCTTCGCCCGCGCCAGGCGCGGCCGGGCCGCCGAGTTGGGCGACATCCTGGTGGCAATCGCCGAGCGCTCGCGCACCGAAGTGGGGTGCCTGGAGTCCCTCGTCCACCGGGACCTGGCGGATCCCGACCTGTTCGTCTGCTACGAAAGGTGGGCATCCGAGGAGGCCGTGGCGGGGCATCTGGCCCAGCCGTATCTGAAGGAGTTCCTGGACCGGCTGATGGACTGTCTGGAACAGGACCTCGACGTGCACCGGTTGCGTCTCGCGGGACCGGCCCCCGCACCCGACGCGTCCGATGTACGGGACGTACGCGACGGGCCGACCGACCCCGACGACCTCGACGACCCCGCGGAGACGAACGCCCGCTACGTGGCCGCGTACAACGCGCGCGACATCGACGCGGTCATGGCGGTCTACGCGCCGGGCGCGTCCGCGGTCCGGGAACCCGGCAGGGCGGTGACCGGCGCCGCGCACCGGCAGGCCGTCCTGGAGTTCTTCAGAAACGAACCGAGGCTGTCGGCCGAGGTGCGGGAACGGTACGTCGTCGGCGACATCGCTTCGCTCGTCGTCGACTGGAGCATCGAGGTGCCCGGCGCTCCGGAGATGTCCGGTTCCGGCCGTGGCCTCGACGTTCTGCGGAGAAACGAGCGGGGCCAGTGGCGCTACGTCGTCACCAACCCGTTCGGGACCGTATGA
- a CDS encoding antibiotic biosynthesis monooxygenase codes for MHGTEQHVNTDGFHRTGVAAAFVTMRYVPDAEAGRTFLDEVLVQWAAVPRPAGVVSLGAYLDTEGQTVLTCVQVSAPDAYARFAGALTGPAAAEVVAYRPYRSVVFDPAPVEPGCVVVATFDVDGPGRQRLIADSLCDALESQPPGAHPGMLSANFHTTADGTRVLNFAEWTTDEAHIAFLEGAGRVGTYRISTRIPGVRPIGFKRFHRHVRST; via the coding sequence ATGCACGGCACTGAACAACACGTGAACACGGACGGGTTCCACCGCACCGGTGTGGCCGCCGCGTTCGTCACCATGCGATACGTACCCGACGCGGAGGCGGGCCGCACGTTCCTCGACGAGGTGCTCGTCCAGTGGGCGGCCGTGCCCAGGCCCGCGGGAGTTGTGTCGCTCGGCGCCTACCTGGACACCGAGGGGCAGACCGTCCTCACCTGCGTACAGGTCTCGGCCCCGGACGCCTACGCGAGGTTCGCCGGCGCGCTGACGGGGCCGGCCGCCGCCGAGGTGGTCGCCTACCGGCCGTACCGCAGTGTCGTGTTCGACCCGGCTCCTGTGGAGCCCGGCTGCGTGGTCGTCGCCACGTTCGACGTGGACGGGCCCGGCCGGCAGCGGCTCATCGCCGATTCGCTCTGCGACGCGCTGGAGTCGCAACCGCCCGGCGCGCACCCCGGCATGCTCTCCGCCAACTTCCATACGACGGCCGACGGCACCCGGGTACTGAACTTCGCCGAGTGGACCACCGACGAGGCGCACATCGCCTTCCTCGAGGGCGCAGGTCGGGTCGGCACGTACCGCATCAGCACGCGGATCCCAGGGGTGAGACCGATCGGCTTCAAACGTTTCCACCGGCACGTCAGAAGCACGTGA
- a CDS encoding SDR family oxidoreductase: protein MTRRAAATDVIVVGAGPVGLLLAAELHANGARALVLEELPEPTGESRASVLHTRTMEIFAERGILDRLGTLPPLGPGHFGGLRFDLAAADPDHPYAGQWECLQSRLEVVLQQHAADLGAEIRRGHTVTGLTESADGVRVRVLGPDEAPYDLTAANVVGCDGEHSTVRELAGFEFAGRDADKEMLRADIAGITIDDRRLKRYPGGVATAYRRPDGTTRLMIHQYGAPPVSKLDFAHVVEAWDAVTGEDIGHGEPLWLNRFGNASRQVTQYRRGRVLLAGDAAHTQMPVGGQALNLGLQDAAGLGWKLARQVTGRARPGLLDSYHDERHPVGARTLTNIQAQAQLLFGAQEVTELRDVFGELLQADAVQRHLARVISGLDVHEQPRPPTRHTPTPGRSPVDRLTDKTALVTGSSRGIGRATAVNLAREGALVAVHYTANEEAAQETVALIEKEGGAAFAVRAELGVPGDVHELFLGLEQGLKERIGESRLDILVNNAGVTTTGQSFEELTPEDFDRYMAVNARAPYFIVQRALQLLPDGGRIVNISSGLTRTANPDQLAYAMTKGAVEQLTLHLARHLAPRGITVNTVAPGITNNGGAVFDIPEAVEAMAQLSAFKRVGEADDVADVVTFLATHEARWITGAFVDATGGTLLG from the coding sequence GTGACCCGGCGTGCCGCGGCCACCGACGTCATCGTCGTGGGCGCTGGTCCTGTCGGGTTGCTGCTCGCCGCCGAACTGCACGCGAACGGCGCGCGCGCCCTCGTCCTGGAGGAACTGCCCGAGCCGACCGGCGAATCGCGGGCATCCGTGCTGCACACCCGAACCATGGAGATCTTCGCGGAGCGAGGCATCCTCGACCGGCTCGGCACCCTTCCCCCCCTCGGCCCCGGCCACTTCGGCGGCCTCCGCTTCGACCTCGCGGCCGCCGACCCGGACCACCCGTACGCGGGGCAGTGGGAATGTCTGCAGAGCCGTCTCGAGGTCGTGCTCCAGCAGCACGCGGCCGACCTGGGCGCCGAGATCCGCCGAGGCCACACGGTGACCGGACTGACCGAGTCCGCGGACGGCGTACGGGTGCGTGTCCTCGGGCCGGACGAGGCGCCGTACGACCTCACCGCCGCCAACGTGGTGGGCTGCGACGGCGAGCACAGCACCGTGCGGGAACTCGCTGGCTTTGAGTTCGCGGGACGTGACGCCGACAAGGAGATGCTGCGCGCCGACATCGCGGGCATCACCATCGACGACCGGCGCCTCAAGCGCTATCCGGGCGGTGTCGCCACCGCCTACCGCAGGCCCGACGGCACCACCCGCCTGATGATCCACCAGTACGGTGCCCCGCCGGTCAGCAAGCTGGACTTCGCCCACGTCGTCGAGGCCTGGGACGCCGTCACCGGTGAGGACATCGGCCACGGCGAGCCGCTGTGGCTCAACCGGTTCGGCAACGCCTCCCGGCAGGTCACGCAGTACCGCCGCGGCAGGGTCCTGCTCGCCGGCGACGCCGCACACACCCAGATGCCCGTCGGCGGGCAGGCCCTCAACCTCGGGCTCCAGGACGCGGCCGGCCTCGGCTGGAAACTCGCCCGCCAGGTCACCGGCAGGGCCCGGCCGGGCCTCCTCGACAGCTACCACGACGAGCGGCACCCCGTCGGCGCCCGCACCCTGACCAACATCCAGGCGCAGGCCCAGTTGCTGTTCGGCGCCCAGGAGGTCACCGAACTGCGGGATGTCTTCGGCGAACTGCTTCAGGCCGACGCCGTCCAGCGCCACCTCGCCCGCGTGATCAGCGGCCTCGATGTCCACGAGCAGCCGCGCCCGCCCACCCGCCACACCCCGACACCCGGAAGGTCACCTGTGGACAGGCTCACCGACAAGACCGCCCTCGTCACCGGCTCCAGCCGCGGGATCGGCAGGGCGACAGCCGTCAACCTCGCCCGCGAGGGCGCCCTGGTCGCCGTGCACTACACGGCCAACGAGGAGGCGGCACAGGAGACCGTCGCCCTCATCGAGAAGGAGGGCGGCGCCGCCTTCGCGGTCCGCGCCGAACTGGGCGTCCCCGGCGACGTGCATGAGCTGTTTCTCGGCCTGGAACAGGGCCTGAAGGAGCGCATCGGCGAGAGCCGGCTCGACATCCTCGTCAACAACGCGGGCGTCACCACGACCGGCCAGTCCTTCGAGGAGCTCACCCCCGAGGACTTCGACCGCTACATGGCGGTGAACGCCAGGGCTCCGTACTTCATCGTGCAGCGCGCCCTGCAGCTCTTGCCGGACGGCGGCCGCATCGTCAACATCTCCTCCGGCCTCACCCGCACAGCCAACCCCGACCAGCTCGCCTACGCGATGACCAAGGGAGCCGTGGAGCAGCTCACCCTGCACCTGGCCCGCCACCTCGCGCCCCGCGGGATCACCGTCAACACCGTGGCCCCGGGAATCACCAACAACGGAGGCGCGGTCTTCGACATCCCCGAGGCGGTCGAGGCGATGGCCCAGCTGTCCGCCTTCAAACGGGTCGGCGAGGCAGACGACGTGGCCGACGTGGTGACCTTCCTCGCGACCCACGAGGCCCGCTGGATCACCGGTGCCTTCGTCGACGCCACCGGCGGCACGCTGCTCGGCTGA
- a CDS encoding MFS transporter, with product MSHTARPAASPPARRHGRQGLLLFVLSGNMLLDAIEVSVVLMALPTVGSRLGLSPWGVQWLMSGFALGFAAMLLGGPRIAARVGRRPVYLGAMLVFGLASVAGGLVSGPAALVAVRVVKGCCAALTAPAGLAIINDTFPEGPERRRAVSVYSLFGAAGFTAGLLLAGLLVESSWRWTFLFPAPVALLLLVCGLYVLPSGPTDGPAPRTPRLALLRDRALLRSALGAASLNGTYQSLLVLMTFQAQQRLGWTPWQTALALLPACVPLALTVPFAGRLVARYGTGRLIILGALFPFLGYVFYLAKPEGSPYALGMLPALLLVEAGFCCAFMALNIQATASVRATDRGTAVSLYQTGVQLGAGVLLPLVALPLTYADGYRPALLIVTAAGALGLAVAVTGRGTRPGRTGDARH from the coding sequence GTGAGCCACACCGCGCGCCCGGCCGCCAGCCCACCTGCGCGCCGGCACGGGCGGCAGGGACTCCTGCTGTTCGTGCTGAGCGGCAACATGCTCCTCGACGCCATCGAGGTGTCCGTCGTCCTGATGGCCCTGCCCACCGTCGGCAGCCGACTCGGGCTGTCCCCCTGGGGGGTCCAGTGGCTGATGAGCGGCTTCGCACTCGGCTTCGCCGCGATGCTGCTCGGCGGACCGCGCATCGCCGCCCGCGTCGGACGGCGCCCGGTCTACCTGGGCGCGATGCTGGTGTTCGGCCTTGCCTCGGTGGCCGGAGGGCTGGTCAGCGGCCCGGCCGCGCTCGTCGCCGTCCGCGTCGTCAAGGGATGCTGCGCCGCGCTCACCGCGCCGGCCGGCCTGGCCATCATCAACGACACCTTCCCGGAAGGCCCCGAGCGCCGCCGAGCGGTGTCGGTCTACTCGCTCTTCGGCGCCGCGGGCTTCACCGCGGGACTGCTGCTGGCCGGCCTGCTGGTCGAGTCGAGCTGGCGCTGGACGTTCCTGTTCCCGGCGCCGGTGGCGCTGCTGCTGCTGGTGTGCGGGCTGTACGTCCTGCCGTCCGGCCCCACCGACGGCCCGGCACCCCGCACCCCGCGCCTCGCCCTGCTGCGGGACCGTGCCCTGCTGCGCTCCGCGCTCGGCGCCGCCTCGCTCAACGGCACTTACCAGAGCCTGCTGGTCCTGATGACCTTCCAGGCTCAGCAGCGGCTCGGCTGGACGCCCTGGCAGACCGCGCTCGCCCTGCTGCCCGCCTGTGTGCCGCTGGCGCTGACCGTGCCGTTCGCCGGCCGGCTCGTGGCACGGTACGGAACCGGACGACTGATCATTCTCGGAGCCCTGTTCCCGTTCCTGGGCTACGTGTTCTATCTCGCGAAGCCCGAGGGCAGCCCGTACGCGCTCGGCATGCTGCCTGCCCTGCTGCTGGTCGAGGCCGGCTTCTGCTGTGCGTTCATGGCTCTCAACATCCAGGCCACCGCGTCCGTCCGCGCGACCGACCGGGGGACCGCGGTCTCCCTCTACCAGACGGGCGTCCAGCTGGGCGCGGGCGTCCTGCTGCCGCTGGTCGCCCTGCCGCTCACGTACGCGGACGGCTACCGCCCCGCGCTGCTGATCGTGACCGCGGCCGGAGCGCTCGGGCTGGCGGTCGCGGTCACCGGGCGCGGCACACGTCCCGGAAGGACAGGCGATGCACGGCACTGA
- a CDS encoding SDR family oxidoreductase, with the protein MSRLPTRTALVTGAGRGIGRGIALRLARDGALVAVNYANDETAARKTVALIGEAGGRAFPVRARLGAPGSVEHLVTAVEQGLLERTGATTLDILVNNAAATGFTGAMPDAVTEETLDHCYTLNAKAPFFLIQRALELIPDGGRIVNISSGITHSAVPEQIAYAMGKGALEQITLHMAPVLASRGITINTVAPGITDNGDPVFENPEALKRMSALSVFNRVGTASEIADVVAFVASGDSRWITGAFIDATGGTLLR; encoded by the coding sequence ATGAGCAGGCTGCCGACCAGGACTGCGCTGGTCACCGGCGCCGGCCGGGGGATCGGCCGCGGCATCGCGCTGCGGCTCGCCCGGGACGGCGCACTCGTCGCCGTCAACTACGCGAACGACGAAACCGCGGCGCGGAAGACGGTGGCACTGATCGGGGAAGCAGGCGGGCGGGCCTTCCCCGTGCGGGCCCGGCTGGGCGCACCTGGCTCGGTGGAGCACCTGGTGACGGCGGTCGAACAGGGGCTGCTGGAGCGCACGGGTGCCACGACGCTCGACATCCTGGTGAACAACGCGGCAGCCACGGGCTTCACGGGCGCCATGCCGGACGCGGTCACCGAGGAGACCCTCGACCACTGCTACACCCTCAACGCCAAGGCGCCGTTCTTCCTGATCCAGCGGGCCCTGGAGCTCATCCCGGACGGCGGCCGGATCGTCAACATCTCCTCCGGCATCACGCACTCCGCCGTCCCGGAGCAGATCGCGTACGCGATGGGCAAGGGCGCCCTGGAGCAGATCACCTTGCACATGGCTCCGGTCCTCGCGTCCCGTGGGATCACCATCAACACGGTCGCCCCGGGCATCACCGACAACGGTGACCCGGTGTTCGAGAACCCGGAGGCACTGAAGCGCATGTCGGCGCTGTCGGTGTTCAACCGCGTCGGCACGGCCTCTGAGATCGCCGATGTCGTCGCCTTCGTCGCCTCCGGCGATTCCCGTTGGATCACCGGCGCCTTCATCGACGCGACCGGCGGAACACTGCTCCGCTGA
- the metK gene encoding methionine adenosyltransferase, with protein MSLRLFTSESVTEGHPDKIADQISDTVLDALLRADPASRVAVETLITTGQVHIAGEVTTKAYAPIAQLVRDKILEIGYDSSSKGFDGASCGVSVSIGAQSPDIAQGVDTGGAGDQGLMFGYAIDETPELMPLPIHLAHRLSRRLSEVRRNGTIPYLRPDGKTQVTIEYDGDKAVRLDTVVVSSQHASDIDLESLLAPDIREFVVEPELKALLDDGIKLDTEGYCLLVNPTGRFEIGGPMGDAGLTGRKIIIDTYGGMARHGGGAFSGKDPSKVDRSAAYAMRWVAKNVVAAGLATRCEAQVAYAIGKAEPVGLFVETFGTAKVDTDRIEKAIDEVFDLRPAAIIRDLDLLRPIYARTAAYGHFGRELPDFTWERTDRVDALRNAVGA; from the coding sequence GTGTCCCTGCGCCTTTTCACCTCGGAGTCTGTGACCGAGGGTCACCCCGACAAGATCGCCGACCAGATCAGCGACACCGTCCTCGACGCCCTCCTCCGCGCGGACCCGGCCTCACGGGTCGCCGTCGAGACCCTGATCACCACCGGGCAGGTCCACATCGCCGGTGAGGTGACGACGAAGGCCTACGCTCCGATCGCCCAGTTGGTCCGCGACAAGATCCTCGAGATCGGTTACGACTCCTCCAGCAAGGGTTTCGACGGCGCCTCCTGCGGCGTGTCGGTGTCGATCGGCGCACAGTCGCCGGACATCGCACAGGGTGTCGACACGGGCGGCGCGGGCGACCAGGGCCTGATGTTCGGCTACGCGATCGACGAGACACCGGAGCTGATGCCGCTCCCGATCCACCTCGCCCACCGCCTGTCGCGCCGCCTGTCCGAGGTCCGCAGGAACGGCACGATCCCCTACCTGCGTCCGGACGGAAAGACCCAGGTCACCATCGAGTACGACGGCGACAAGGCGGTCCGCCTGGACACGGTCGTCGTCTCCTCCCAGCACGCCAGCGACATCGACCTGGAGTCCCTCCTGGCTCCCGACATCCGCGAGTTCGTGGTGGAGCCGGAGCTCAAGGCCCTCCTGGACGACGGCATCAAGCTGGACACCGAGGGCTACTGCCTCCTGGTGAACCCGACCGGCCGCTTCGAGATCGGCGGCCCGATGGGCGACGCCGGCCTCACCGGCCGCAAGATCATCATCGACACGTATGGCGGCATGGCCCGCCACGGCGGCGGCGCCTTCTCCGGCAAGGACCCGTCCAAGGTGGACCGCTCGGCGGCGTACGCGATGCGCTGGGTCGCCAAGAACGTCGTCGCCGCAGGCCTCGCCACCCGCTGCGAGGCCCAGGTGGCGTACGCCATCGGCAAGGCCGAGCCCGTCGGCCTCTTCGTCGAGACCTTCGGCACCGCCAAGGTCGACACCGACCGGATCGAGAAGGCCATCGACGAGGTCTTCGACCTCCGTCCGGCCGCCATCATCCGCGACCTCGACCTGCTGCGCCCGATCTACGCCCGGACCGCCGCCTACGGCCACTTCGGCCGCGAGCTGCCCGACTTCACGTGGGAGCGGACGGACCGGGTCGACGCGCTGCGGAACGCGGTCGGGGCCTGA
- a CDS encoding SDR family oxidoreductase — MPSDTAPVAVVTGANKGIGREVVRRLAERGFVVHLGSRDQQRGRAAEGVLRADGLDVRFLHLDVTDETSVALAAKRVADETGPLRVLVNNAGIGLAEQAPSQTSAEQVRHVYDTNVFGVVTVTNAFLPLLRRADSARIVNVSSSLGSLAAAAANEDPSGVFPPGRFPTLLAYGTSKAALNAVTLTYANELRGTNILVNAVSPGFVATDINGHNGVLDVEQGARIPVLLATLDDDGPTATFLGEDGTPGGQVLPW, encoded by the coding sequence ATGCCCTCCGACACCGCCCCCGTCGCCGTCGTCACGGGAGCCAACAAGGGAATCGGCCGCGAGGTCGTCCGCCGACTCGCCGAACGCGGCTTCGTCGTCCACCTCGGCTCCCGCGACCAGCAGCGTGGCCGCGCGGCCGAGGGGGTCCTGCGTGCCGACGGCCTGGACGTACGGTTCCTCCACCTCGACGTCACCGACGAGACCTCGGTCGCGCTCGCCGCCAAGCGTGTCGCGGACGAGACCGGCCCGCTGCGCGTCCTGGTCAACAACGCCGGCATCGGCCTCGCCGAGCAGGCCCCCAGCCAGACCTCGGCCGAACAGGTGCGCCACGTCTACGACACCAACGTGTTCGGCGTCGTCACCGTCACCAACGCGTTCCTGCCGCTGCTGCGCCGCGCGGACTCCGCCCGGATCGTCAACGTCAGCAGCTCGCTCGGCTCCCTCGCGGCCGCAGCCGCCAACGAGGATCCCTCAGGCGTGTTCCCGCCCGGCCGGTTCCCGACCCTGCTCGCCTACGGCACCTCGAAGGCCGCGCTCAACGCCGTCACCCTCACCTACGCCAACGAACTGCGCGGGACCAACATCCTCGTCAACGCCGTCTCGCCCGGCTTCGTGGCCACCGACATCAACGGCCACAACGGCGTCCTCGACGTCGAGCAGGGCGCGCGCATCCCCGTGCTCCTGGCGACACTGGACGACGACGGCCCCACCGCCACCTTCCTCGGCGAGGACGGCACACCCGGCGGCCAGGTACTGCCGTGGTGA
- a CDS encoding methyltransferase: MTAESPESSVNPGPIMGIMAGYWQTRILLAAVESDVFTGLSDKPATSAELADRLGLTPLGTQYLLAGLTHLGLLEVSDGTYSNSPVAERFLIRGRTEYLGGYLQFCDRELNPAWDGLASTLRTGTPHNRAAVVGNPYDTLYQDAEATDGFLDSMDLLNTPVSLAMSRLDWSSYTSFVDIGGARGNFAHHVVSRNPHLTGAVFDLPQLEPAFSRHMDQLGGSASAITFHGGDFFKDPLPEADVLVFGHVLHNWNTEDRVRLLKSAYEAVKPGGAVFVYDPMAGGDKPPMHAVLASLAMLVWSRGGHEYTVPELHGWLTEAGFSPETAEVPGLHDDVLVIGRKDR; the protein is encoded by the coding sequence ATGACTGCTGAGTCGCCCGAGTCGTCCGTGAACCCCGGGCCGATCATGGGCATCATGGCCGGTTACTGGCAGACGAGGATCCTGCTGGCCGCCGTCGAGTCCGACGTCTTCACCGGGCTCTCGGACAAGCCCGCCACCTCTGCGGAGCTGGCCGACCGCCTCGGCCTGACCCCGCTCGGAACGCAGTACCTCCTCGCCGGGCTCACCCACCTCGGGTTGCTGGAGGTGTCCGACGGCACATATTCCAACTCACCCGTCGCCGAACGCTTCCTCATACGCGGGCGCACCGAATACCTGGGCGGCTACCTCCAGTTCTGCGACCGTGAGCTGAACCCCGCGTGGGACGGCCTGGCGTCCACGCTGCGCACCGGCACACCGCACAACCGCGCCGCCGTCGTGGGCAACCCGTACGACACGCTCTACCAGGACGCGGAGGCCACCGACGGCTTCCTCGACAGCATGGATCTGCTCAACACGCCCGTCTCCCTGGCCATGAGCCGGCTCGACTGGAGCAGCTACACCTCCTTCGTCGACATCGGCGGCGCGCGCGGCAACTTCGCCCACCACGTGGTCTCGCGGAACCCGCACCTGACGGGCGCGGTCTTCGACCTGCCGCAGCTGGAGCCGGCCTTCAGCCGGCACATGGACCAGCTCGGCGGCTCCGCCTCGGCGATCACCTTCCACGGCGGCGACTTCTTCAAGGACCCGCTCCCGGAGGCCGATGTCCTGGTCTTCGGCCACGTCCTGCACAACTGGAACACCGAGGACCGCGTCCGGCTGCTCAAGAGCGCCTACGAGGCGGTCAAACCCGGCGGAGCGGTGTTCGTCTACGACCCGATGGCCGGTGGGGACAAGCCGCCGATGCACGCGGTGCTGGCCAGCCTGGCCATGCTCGTCTGGTCCCGCGGCGGTCACGAGTACACCGTGCCGGAGCTGCACGGCTGGCTGACGGAGGCGGGCTTCAGCCCCGAGACCGCGGAGGTCCCCGGCCTCCATGACGACGTCCTGGTCATCGGCCGCAAGGACCGCTGA
- a CDS encoding alpha/beta hydrolase, translated as MTPPAHASSRGVRRITLDAAGVPLSALLSEPAGGSARAVVVAVHGGGMNAGYFDCRAHPRQSLLTLGAGLGYTVLAVDRPGYRHSASRLPQGQDLPGQAVSLRAALRDFTSRHATGAGLFLLAHSYGGKVALTAAADPGLPHLLGLDISGCGHMYAVEPHELPTAQDDGGRLRRSWGPLRLYPPDTFRASGSIVEPVPALERAELARWPLVFRATAPRVRVPVRLTFAEHEAWWRHDDAALTDLAAHFTSAPRVSVDRQPEAGHNISLGWAARSYHLRVLAFLEDCLASRETTLTPHAAVRPLPSATVS; from the coding sequence ATGACCCCACCGGCCCACGCATCCTCGCGCGGGGTGCGCCGGATCACCCTGGACGCCGCGGGGGTGCCGCTGTCCGCGCTGCTCAGCGAGCCGGCCGGCGGCTCCGCGCGGGCCGTCGTGGTCGCCGTGCACGGCGGCGGCATGAACGCGGGCTACTTCGACTGCCGGGCCCATCCCCGGCAGTCGCTGCTGACGCTGGGCGCGGGCCTTGGCTACACCGTCCTGGCCGTGGACCGGCCGGGCTACCGCCACTCCGCCTCCCGGCTGCCCCAGGGGCAGGACCTGCCGGGGCAGGCCGTCTCGCTGCGTGCGGCGCTGCGCGACTTCACCTCCCGCCACGCCACGGGTGCGGGCCTCTTCCTGCTCGCCCACTCCTACGGCGGCAAGGTGGCGCTCACCGCTGCCGCGGACCCCGGCCTGCCGCACCTCCTCGGGCTGGACATCTCCGGCTGCGGCCACATGTACGCCGTCGAGCCGCACGAACTGCCCACCGCCCAGGACGACGGTGGCCGACTGCGCAGGAGCTGGGGGCCGCTGCGTCTCTATCCGCCGGACACCTTCCGAGCGAGCGGCTCGATCGTCGAGCCCGTGCCCGCCCTGGAGCGGGCCGAACTTGCCCGCTGGCCACTGGTCTTCCGCGCCACGGCGCCCCGCGTCCGCGTACCCGTACGGCTGACCTTCGCCGAGCACGAGGCGTGGTGGCGCCACGACGACGCGGCCCTCACCGATCTGGCCGCGCACTTCACGTCCGCTCCGCGCGTGAGCGTCGACCGCCAGCCGGAGGCCGGGCACAACATCAGCCTCGGCTGGGCTGCCCGCTCCTACCATCTGCGCGTCCTCGCGTTCCTCGAAGACTGCCTGGCCTCCCGCGAAACGACCCTCACCCCGCACGCTGCCGTCCGTCCCCTCCCGTCCGCGACGGTCTCCTGA